The window GGCGTCAAGGAGATCTCGTCGCCGCTCTCGACGATCAGGTCCTTGTTTCGCACCGAGTTCAAGACGTTGGTTACGTAGGCCGGATCCCCGTCCAGCATGTTCGTGAAGTCGATATCGCCGCCGGTTGCGTGGACGCTGACGAGGACGCGCTTCTCGGGGTCCGAGAGGTCGATGTCGTCGACTTCCTCGCGGAGTTCGTCGAACTCGAGGCGGAGGAATCGTGCGAGCAGGTTGACGTACTGGCTCTTCGAGGGCGCGATCAGCGACGTCTTGGTCAGTCCGGAGTCGTCGTCGATGTGCTTGACGACGAGGGTCACCCGGTCGTCGCTCTCGCCGATCTTGTTCCCGCGGTCGATCGACATCACTCGCTCGACGTCGAAACTGAAGTTCCCGCCTTTGGTCTGGACCTCGATCCGTCGGTTCTTGATCCGGAGTTTTCCCGGGACGACCGGCGTGTCCTTGACGCGGCCGCCGACGCGGGCGGGGTGTTTCACCGCGACCTTCCGCCCGTTCAGCAGGCAACGAAACAGGATCGCGACGAACTTCTCGGCGATCTCGCCCTTGCTTTCGATGACCGCGCTCCTGGTCGACCCCTCCTCGTCTCGGTAGCCGATCGTCACCGTATCGTTGAAGAACTGCTTGACGTGGTTCGGCACGCTCCCCACGTTGACGTCGACGACCCGCGAGAGCGGGATCGTTTCTTTCCCGTCGGACGACGCGAGTACGACCCGCCGTTTCGTCATGATGATCCGACCGTTCACCGGCTTCCCCCCCGATCCGCCGTCTTCACCGCCTGACTGTCCGAGAAAGAAGTGGCCGGTGAAGTCGGCGACGATGTCTTCGTTCATGGTCGGTCGTCCTGAATGCCGTACTGTAGCGGTTTCGTCGTCATATTCGTTTCCATTGACTTATTCGATCGGTGGGACGGGTGCGAGCGCGCCGCGAAACTCTCGTCAGTCGTCAGTCCTGTCGGGTGATGTGGAACGGCAGCCCTTCGACCCCGTCGCGCTGGAACGACTCGATCGCCGAGTTCACCTCGTGGTACTCGAGAATGTTCTCCTGGATCATTCGCTCGATGATGTCGGCGCGGAACTGCAGGTCGTCGTAGATGTCTCGGGTTTCGGCATACCCCAGCAGGGTTGCGATCTGTTCCTCGAGGACGTAGGAGTTGTTCATCCCCTGGAAGATGATCTCGTCCTCGACGGGGTCCCAGTAGAACACCTGCCGGGTGACGACCCCTTCCATCTCCTCGGAGTAGCCCTCGATCTCCTGGACGCTCGTCACGCGGCGCAGGACGTCGTCGCCCTGTTTGACGCGGTTCTGGAACAGCGCGACGTCGGCGTTGTCCATGAACGTCTCCGGGACGTTGATCGGGTCCCCCGTAAAGCGCTGGATCATCGAGACGATGTCGCTGGCGTGGAAGGTCAGCATGACGGGGTGGCCGGTCTGGGCCGCCTGGAACGCCATCCGACCCTCCTCACCACGGACCTCGCCCACGACGATGTATTCGGGGCGAGAACGCAGCGCGGCCTCGACCAGGTTGAACATGTCGACGTCGGCGCTGTCGTCGCTGCGACTCTCGCGGGTCAGGAGTTGCTGCCAGGTGTCGTGGGGCGGCAGCACCTCGGCGGTGTCCTCCGCGGTGTAGATCTTCGAGTCCCGCGGGATGAACGTCATGATGGAGTTCAGCGTCGTCGTCTTCCCCGACGCGGTCTCGCCGACGACGAACACCGTCCGCTCGTTCTCGAGACAGAGCCAGAGGTAGGCCGCAAGTTGCGGTGAAAGCGTCCCCCAGTTCGTAATCTGGGTCACCGACAGCGGGACCTCGTCGCCCTGACGGATCGTCAGCGAGGGCCCTTTCACGCTGACGTCGTCGCTGTAGATGACGTTCAGACGCGAGCCGTCCGGCAGCGTCGAGTCGATGATCGGCTCGGCGTCGGTCATCGGGTTGCCGATCCGTTCGCCCATGTTCGAGAGCCACTGGTCGAACTCCTCGGGGGTCCCGAAGTCGACGGAGGTCTCGACCAGCCCGAAAACGCCGTGGTCGACGTAACACTCGTTGGGGCCGATCACGTGGATGTCCTCGTTCTCCGGGTCGCGCATGACCGGCTCGAGCGGCCCCAGGCCGACGATGTCGCGGTTGAGCCGGTAGCGGATGTTCTCGTAGGTCTCCTCGGGGATCTCCTGGATGCCCGGGTGGAACTTGACCTTCAACCGCTCGATGAGGCTGTCGAGCTCGTCGTCTTTGATGTGGGTCGTCTCGTTGAGCAGTTCCTCGATACGGTCGTCGTACTCGGCTTCCTTCTCCGGGGCCTTCTTCGTCGCGCTCCGGCGCAGCAGGGAGTCTTTGATCTTTTCGAAGACCTCCTGCTCCTCCTGGGAGAGCGTCGGCTCCACGGCGAAGTACTGCATCTTCGTCCCGACGTCGCCGTAGACGTGGCTGTAGATCGGTCCCCCGACGGGGTAGAGCACGTTCGGATGGTTGACCTCGTGTTCGGCCGTCGGCTCGTCGACTAACATCGGGAACTCGCCGGTGATCTGCCGGAACTTCTTGAGGTGTTCGCGCAGATGCGGTCGGCGAGCTGCAAGCTCCTGAAGCTCGTCCGACGGCTTGGGCGTCCCCATTTCCGTCATCGAGCAACCACCGCGTTAGGCGACGCTCCGGTTCTCGATAACGATACCTGTTCCGGATCGGACCGAGTACCCGATCCGGTCGCCCACCTGTTCGCCCATGCCAGCGAAGCGCTTGATGAACAGCTGCCGGCGGATGTCGTTGCCGACCTCGATCATCTCGAGTTCGATGAAGACGTCGGCGATCGACCGGAACGGCCCGATCGCCTCCTCGCCGACGGTCGAGGGGTCGACGGTCAGGACGACGACTTTCCCCTGCGAGATGATGTCTCGAAGGAACGAGATGATCTCGAGGGCGGCCTGGCGCTCCTCGTTTTCCCTGACCAGCGCCTCGAACTTCGGATCGTTACGGAGGATGGCGTCGAAGGTGTCGATAATGATGACGTCGGCCGACCAGATCGTGTCTTCCTCCATCAGGTCCGTCAGGAGGTCCTGGCGCTGTTGTTCCTCGTCGGCGGAGAGAACGCCCCCGCTGTCGAGGTCGCCGTGCAGGAACAGCATGTTCTCGAACAGCAGGTGTTCCTCGACGTTGTAGTTCAGCGAATCCATCTGCTCGATGAACCCCTTGACCTCGAGTTCCGTCGAGAGGAACGTAACGGACTTGCCGGTTTCACAGAGGCCGTACGCGAACCGCTGGGAGATCGCGCTCTTGCCGGCCCCGTAGTCGCCCTCCATCAGGACGATACTCCCGGTCGGGATCCCCCCGCCGAGTTCCTTGTTCAGCCGATCCCGGTCGTCCAGTCCGATCGAGAAAATATTATTTAACTTACTCATAGTCGGTCTCGTCGGAGATGAGAATCGAGTTGATGAACTCGACCTGCCACGGCTCGAGATCCGCACTCTCGTCGGGAACGAGCACTGGCTTGCCGCGGTCGTCTGGGTCCGTGTATCCGTAGTAGTCGTCACGAATCTCGGTCCCGGACTCGGTCTGGACGACCTCGGGGTCGGCCCAGACCATTCCTCCGGGGTCGCGATCGCGGTTTCGCTCCCGTTCGGTCGCCTCGGTTTCGGCGATGCCCGACTCGTCGATGACGATCCGCTGGGCGGTGTTCGATTCGTCCTCGTCGCTCGCTTCCGTCCAGCGTTCGCCGACGTCGTTTCCGTTCTCGCTCGCGGGCTCGGCTACGGTTTCAGTTTCGGCTACGGTCCCGTTCTCACTCGTGGGCTCGGTCTCGATCTCGGTCTCGATCTCGGTCTCGTTCGCGGTCGACCCCTCGAGCCCGACGTCGTCTTCGTCGTCCGGTTCCGTCTCCGCGACCAGTTCCTCCGGGCTCACCTCGCCGACTTCGGGGCCGTCGTCGACTGCCGTGCCACCGGCGTTGCCGGCTGCGGCGACCGGGACGTCGACGGTGTCCTCGTCGACGGTCACGTCTTCCGCGGCGAACTCCTCCGTGATTTCGTCCGGCTCGTGGCTTTCGACGTCTTCGCCGTTGCTCTCGGCGTCGTCCGCCGGTTCGACTTCCGTGTACGTGAGTTCGGTCCGTTCGTCGTCGGCCTCTCCGGCTTCTTCCGCATCGTCTTCACCCTCGTCGTCTTCGTCTTCGTCCTCGACCTCGTCTTCGATCTCGAGTTCGGCCTCTCCCTCGAACGACTGCTCGAGGTCGTCGTCGTCGGCCGGGTCCGAGACGTCGGTCTCGTGGTCTGTGTCCTCGTCAGCCTCTGCGGCCGTCTCGCCGGGCTCCTCCACTTCGATCGTCCGACGCGTCGAGATGCCTTCGTCGGCGAGCCACTCGTCGAACGACCGGCGCTTCTTCGCCGGCGTTGCGATCTGGCTGATTCGCCACAGGCTCCGCTTGTGGTCGACGCCCAGCGAGGACCGCGGTTCGGGGTCCTCGAGGTCCGGGCCGCCCTCGAACCCGTTCAGCATCGTCTGGAGGTAGTCCTCGACCGACGCCGAGATCCAGCCGATCGTTCCGTAGAAGCGCAGGGTCTGTGCCGCGCCGTTCAGCCCGGCCTGCTCGACGAGGTACTCGAGCCAGTCCATCACGACGTACTCGGTGTTGTACTCCGAGGGGATCTCGGCAAGGTACGGGCGACCGCCGTCGTCCCACGGAATGGTTTCGTCGACAGCGTCGCCCTCACCCTCGCTCGCGCTCTCAGTTTCGGTTTCGGGCGCCGATTCCTCGAGCACGGCGTCCCCGTCCTGGCCGGGTTCGGCCTCCGACGTGTCGTCTTCTTCGGACGCCCCGATCCCGAGTTCCGCCTCGAGTTCGGAGTCGTCCGACTCCTCGGCGACGCCGATCCCCGCCTCCTCGAGTTCGTCGCCGGGGCTCGTCTCCTCGGCCCCTTCGTCGAACTCGTCGAACGCGAGGTCGTCATCGTCGTCGTTGGCGGCGTCCATCTCCATGTCCGCGGTTTCGTCCGTCGGGCCGTCGGTCTCGGCGCTATCAGCGGCCTCGTCGGCGTCGGGGTTCTCGTCCCAGTCGGCCTCGCCGGATTCGTACTCGGATTTCAGTTCGTCGAACGAGAGGTCCCCCTCGGAGCCGCCGACGTCGTCGTCACCGTCGTCCGTTCCGAGGTCACCGCCGAGGTCATCGCCACCGAGGTCGTCCTCGGCATCGTCGAACCCGTCGTCCATCCCGACGTCGTCGAAGTCGTCGCCGCCATCGTCGTCCTCGATGATGCTCTCGTCGAGGAACTCCTCGGCTTCGGCGTCCGCGATGTCCTCGTCCATGTCCTCGTCGCCTCCCCCTTCGTCACCACCGTCGAAGAGGCTCTGACCGCCGAACTCCCCAGTTCCGGCAGCCATGCCGCCACCGCCACCGCCGTCGAAACTCTCGCTCAGCGAGTCCCCCTCGACGAAGGGGTTCACCCCCTGGGTCACCATCTCGTAGACCTCGAGCAGTTTCCGGATGTCCTCTTCGATCTCCTCGAGGGAATCGCTGATCTTCTCGTTCTCGCTCTGGACGGTGTTGACGGTCGAGGACAGCGAGCCGACGTCGTTCTCCATCTCCTCGATGCGGGCCTCGAGCTCGCTCGAGACGCCGCCGTCGTCTTCGACCTCGTCGAGGGACATCTCGTCGCCCCCTCCGAGGCCTTCGTCCTCGAGGAAGTCGTCCCCGCCGTCGTCGTCGAGGAAGTCGTCGCCACCCATGTCCATCCCGCCGGCATCGGAGTCGTCGGTACCGGATGCGGTTCCACCGCCCGCGTCGGGCATCAGCCCCTGGTCACTCGTGCTTCCGGTACCGGAGAGATCGCCGCCTATCAGGTCGTCGTTCCCGGAGTCTCCGCTACTCCCGTCGTCGTCCTCTCCGAGGATGTTGCCGATTATGGATAGTAACATGGTGACGTATCGTTCGAGTGGCTCCTTCCTCTCACAGCCCCGGCCGGCGACCGCTGTCGCCGGAACCCGCTCTCGTTGCCCATCCGATCGGGGCTGTGACGAGTCGTCATCTGTGAATGCTTTGCAATTCGATGTATTAAGTAATTCTGGCCGCGTTCGATCCTCCAATCCGGTCCCGTTCAGCCGGCTGACAGTATATATTCTGCCCGTTTCGAGTTCCCAACAGGTCCGTTTGAGCGAAGGTTTCTTTTTCCGTGATCCCGAACTACGCGTATCGGTCCGCAATGACAGAACGTAACGAGGACGGGAACCCGAAAGACAACGCGGACGTGCCGCCGGTCTTGCCGAGCGAACAGTCCTCCTCGGAGGCCGGGGGCGTCCTCTCGCCCGAGGATCTGGACATCTCCGACAGCCCATACGTCAGTGAGATCTCCGAGGGCCGGTACGTCGTGTCGGCGGACAGGTCGCCGCCGAACGCACCCGACAAGAGCGACTCGCTTCCCACGAGGGAGTCGCCATCGGCGGGTTCCGGGCCGGACGAGGAGACCGACCTCGAGGCAGGGGGCGGGGGCGGGAGCGGGGGCGCTCGCGGTGGACGGCGTGGTCAGGGTCGAGGCCAGGGCCAGGGTCAAGGACATCCCTCCACCCACAACGCGCCAACCGAACCCAATGCCGGAGCGTCGTCGCCCCGACGTCAGCACCAACCCGTCCAGAGCCCCGAGACCGCCCGTTCCATCCTCGCGGACGAACTCGACCGGGTCGACGCCCGCTACGCCGTAGACATCGTCTCCCGGTTCGGCGACGAAACTGTCCGCCACCGGATGACCTCCGACGACGTGCTCGATACGTTCAACAGCCTCGTGTTCTGGTACGCCCGGAACGTCGCCCGCGACACCCGCACGGACCGGGCCGCCTCGCTTCTGTTCGCCAAATCCGACTTCGACGCTCCGCTGTCGGAACCACAACTGCGGGCCGCACTTCGGGAACACGACCTCGACGAATCGAGTTCGATCGGCGAACTGCTCGAGGCGCTCGAGTGATACGGGTTACTGTCCGTCAGTTCCGGCGCAACCGCCGCCCGGGTCGCGGTTACACCGGTCCGTCGGGACAGCAATCCGTATGAATCGACGGTCGGATCGGTCGTAATCCACTTCCACTCCACTGACCCTTGCTCTGCCGTCCGGTATCGACGCTCAGTGGCCCGTCCCGTTCAGGAAGATGACGCCGGCCATGAAAAGCGAGAGGACGATCGTGAAACCGAAAAGCAACAACGCGCTATGGGCCGACGCGATCGCCCGGTCCAGGCGAGGGTGCAAATCGGAATCAGCGTCGGTGAACTCGAGCAACATCGTGACCGGATGTTGCCGGCCAGGTATTAACGGTTTTACGGCCGCTCGCGTTCGATCGGTCGTCGTTATAGATCGACCGAGATCAGCATATCGACCAGTCGGTTCGTCACCGCGCCGGTAACGGCACCGAGCCATAGCAACGCGGTGAAGTGGATGTAGGAGTTGCCGAAGTGTCCGCCGTCGGAGACGCGGATCACCATCGAGGAGATGAACGCGTTGAAGATCAACACGAGGATGAGCAGGTACCGGAGCATGAGCACGTCGTACTGGTCGGTGTAGATCAGCGAGCCGCCGGCGATTTCCCCGCCCATATCGATGTCGAAACTCGAGAGGAGAACCGCGAGTTCCAGACCGATGAAGAAGGCGAACGCCGATGCGGCGGTGATCCCGTAGACGACACCGATGAGCGTCGTCGTCTGCTGTTTTCGCTCCTCTCGCAGGTTGATCATCTCGTTCATGTTCTGGCTGATGAGTTCGCCGAGCTTTTTCGGCCCACCCCCCATCTCGCGGCCGATCAGATACATCTCGCTGAACTTCTGAATCAGGAAGGAGCCGGCGTCGCCGGTGAAGTACCGCCAGGATTTCTCGGTGCTCACCCGCATGTTCAGCCGCCGGTAGAGGTCGTCGACGTTCTCGGTGAGCGCGCCGAAGTTCTTGTCCCGCAACGTTGCGAGGACTTCCGAGGTCGTGCTCTGTTTGGCGCTCTCGCTGGTCCCGAGCGCCCGGATGAAGTTCGGGAACTGCCTGTCACGATCGAACACCTGTCGTTCCTGGTGCCAGAAGACGAACCCCGGAATCAGCAACGGCGTCGTCGCGATGGGCATGTACAGCAAGAGCGGGATGGACCTGATCGGCACCTGTCTCGCACCCGGAACGAGTTTGAAGAAGATCAGCGTCATCACGACGATGAAAAGCAGGCTCAGGCCGAGGCCGACGACCGTCGAACCGAGCAGCAACTTCTTCGTCGTGGTACGGTACCCCTCCTCGAGGAACCAGATCGGGTCGTCCGGAACGATGGCCCGGATCACGAACAGGAACCCCATCTGGACGCAGATGAACAGCACGATGACGAGCGAGACGGTCAGTGTCGGATCGTTCCCGGTCAGCAGGGGTAGGACGATCGCGAACACCAGCCCGAACGTCATCGAGATAATCAGCGAGAGGTAGAGGTCCTTCAGCACGTCGAGGTTGGTCAGCGACTGCTTGTACACCGTCGCGTACTCGTCGACCAGTACGTCGTGTTCCTGGACGAGGAACTCGTCTAAGTCCTGACCGGCCCCGAGGGTGTAGGCCATGCGTTCGAAGAGGTCGGCGACCGACTCGCTGGGGACGGATTCGGCTCGCCGGCGACACGCGTCGTCTAAGCTCATGTGCCAGACGTCGACGAGGTCGACCACCCGCTGTACTTCGTTCGCGAGTTCGCCGTACTCCTCCTCCCGGGCGAGCTGGCGCAGCACTTCCATTCGGTCGATGTTCGTCGTCGAGAGGATCGTCATGTGAGTCACGAACAGATGAAACCGGTTCTCCATCTCGACGCGGCGCCTGTCGACGGCCAGGCGGGGGTAGCCGATCGCCGACGCGAGAATCAACACCCCGAAGACCGGAATGAGGACCCGAACGAGAAAGAACACGTCGAGTACGACCGCAGCCACGATCGTCCCGACGAAGAAGAGAAAAGACGGGAACAGGATCCCGAGGACGTACAGCCGCGTCGGGACCTCCATCTCGTCGTACGCACGGATGATGGATCTCCCGGCGTCGGCTGCTGATTCCGTGTTCCCAACGACACTCATAGTACGTATCTCCCGGACGACCAGTCCCTCGAGCGGAGCCCGAGCGTACCCGCCACGTAGTTATGCCCGCTATACAAAGTTTCTGGGCGCGTCACCGGCCTACTGCCCCGGGGGAGGGAGGTCGGTTTCGGGTTCGGTTTCGGAGTCAGAGTCGGGTTCGGAGTCGGACTCGGGTTCGGACTCCGGTTCGTCGGTCGCAGGCCCTCCAAATTCGTCACCGAGCGGCTGTGGCGCACGTTCCGGCGTCGCAATCCACGCGATGTACTGGAGGCTCCGCTTGTGGTCTTCGGTCCCCAGCACCGATCTCGGCTCGGGTTCTTCGTCCGGGTCGACCGTCGGTTCGTCCGTGAACCCGCGCAACATCGACTGCAGATAGGTTTCGACCGGTTCCGAGATCCAGCCGATCGACTCGTAGTAGGCGATGGTTCCTGCGGCCCCGTGTGCACCCGCTTCCTCGACGAGAAACTGGAGCCACTCGAGAGTCACGAGTTCGGCGTCGGTCCGGGACGGGTGCCGGGCCAGGTACGGGGGTTCGTCCAGGTCCCCGTTCTGTGGGAGGGCGTCGACGTTCTCGGCGGTTTCGGCCTCCCCGCGATCCGTTTCGGGCCCAGGTTCAGGTTCGGCTTCGGCTTCGGTTTCGTCCTCGGGTTCAGGTTCGACGGAGTCGGTGCCGGTCTCGAGTTCGTCGCCGTCGTCGAACCCGTCCTCCTCGAGCGGATCTGCGAAGTCGTCGTCTGCCTCCAGTTCGTCTTCGCCGTCGTCGAAGTCGTCTTCGAACCCGTCCATCCCGTCGTCGAAGTCGTCGTCGACCCCGTCGTCAAGCTCGTCGGCTCCGTCGACCCCTCCGAGCTCGTCATCGAACCCATCGTCGAACTCGTCTTCGTCTTCGTCCTCGAGGTCATCATCGAG of the Halobiforma lacisalsi AJ5 genome contains:
- a CDS encoding CheF family chemotaxis protein encodes the protein MNEDIVADFTGHFFLGQSGGEDGGSGGKPVNGRIIMTKRRVVLASSDGKETIPLSRVVDVNVGSVPNHVKQFFNDTVTIGYRDEEGSTRSAVIESKGEIAEKFVAILFRCLLNGRKVAVKHPARVGGRVKDTPVVPGKLRIKNRRIEVQTKGGNFSFDVERVMSIDRGNKIGESDDRVTLVVKHIDDDSGLTKTSLIAPSKSQYVNLLARFLRLEFDELREEVDDIDLSDPEKRVLVSVHATGGDIDFTNMLDGDPAYVTNVLNSVRNKDLIVESGDEISLTPKGRIIVSERIEDVNA
- a CDS encoding type II/IV secretion system ATPase subunit, producing MTEMGTPKPSDELQELAARRPHLREHLKKFRQITGEFPMLVDEPTAEHEVNHPNVLYPVGGPIYSHVYGDVGTKMQYFAVEPTLSQEEQEVFEKIKDSLLRRSATKKAPEKEAEYDDRIEELLNETTHIKDDELDSLIERLKVKFHPGIQEIPEETYENIRYRLNRDIVGLGPLEPVMRDPENEDIHVIGPNECYVDHGVFGLVETSVDFGTPEEFDQWLSNMGERIGNPMTDAEPIIDSTLPDGSRLNVIYSDDVSVKGPSLTIRQGDEVPLSVTQITNWGTLSPQLAAYLWLCLENERTVFVVGETASGKTTTLNSIMTFIPRDSKIYTAEDTAEVLPPHDTWQQLLTRESRSDDSADVDMFNLVEAALRSRPEYIVVGEVRGEEGRMAFQAAQTGHPVMLTFHASDIVSMIQRFTGDPINVPETFMDNADVALFQNRVKQGDDVLRRVTSVQEIEGYSEEMEGVVTRQVFYWDPVEDEIIFQGMNNSYVLEEQIATLLGYAETRDIYDDLQFRADIIERMIQENILEYHEVNSAIESFQRDGVEGLPFHITRQD
- a CDS encoding ATPase domain-containing protein, which codes for MSKLNNIFSIGLDDRDRLNKELGGGIPTGSIVLMEGDYGAGKSAISQRFAYGLCETGKSVTFLSTELEVKGFIEQMDSLNYNVEEHLLFENMLFLHGDLDSGGVLSADEEQQRQDLLTDLMEEDTIWSADVIIIDTFDAILRNDPKFEALVRENEERQAALEIISFLRDIISQGKVVVLTVDPSTVGEEAIGPFRSIADVFIELEMIEVGNDIRRQLFIKRFAGMGEQVGDRIGYSVRSGTGIVIENRSVA
- a CDS encoding FlaD/FlaE family flagellar protein; this encodes MLLSIIGNILGEDDDGSSGDSGNDDLIGGDLSGTGSTSDQGLMPDAGGGTASGTDDSDAGGMDMGGDDFLDDDGGDDFLEDEGLGGGDEMSLDEVEDDGGVSSELEARIEEMENDVGSLSSTVNTVQSENEKISDSLEEIEEDIRKLLEVYEMVTQGVNPFVEGDSLSESFDGGGGGGMAAGTGEFGGQSLFDGGDEGGGDEDMDEDIADAEAEEFLDESIIEDDDGGDDFDDVGMDDGFDDAEDDLGGDDLGGDLGTDDGDDDVGGSEGDLSFDELKSEYESGEADWDENPDADEAADSAETDGPTDETADMEMDAANDDDDDLAFDEFDEGAEETSPGDELEEAGIGVAEESDDSELEAELGIGASEEDDTSEAEPGQDGDAVLEESAPETETESASEGEGDAVDETIPWDDGGRPYLAEIPSEYNTEYVVMDWLEYLVEQAGLNGAAQTLRFYGTIGWISASVEDYLQTMLNGFEGGPDLEDPEPRSSLGVDHKRSLWRISQIATPAKKRRSFDEWLADEGISTRRTIEVEEPGETAAEADEDTDHETDVSDPADDDDLEQSFEGEAELEIEDEVEDEDEDDEGEDDAEEAGEADDERTELTYTEVEPADDAESNGEDVESHEPDEITEEFAAEDVTVDEDTVDVPVAAAGNAGGTAVDDGPEVGEVSPEELVAETEPDDEDDVGLEGSTANETEIETEIETEPTSENGTVAETETVAEPASENGNDVGERWTEASDEDESNTAQRIVIDESGIAETEATERERNRDRDPGGMVWADPEVVQTESGTEIRDDYYGYTDPDDRGKPVLVPDESADLEPWQVEFINSILISDETDYE
- a CDS encoding DUF7500 family protein, producing the protein MTERNEDGNPKDNADVPPVLPSEQSSSEAGGVLSPEDLDISDSPYVSEISEGRYVVSADRSPPNAPDKSDSLPTRESPSAGSGPDEETDLEAGGGGGSGGARGGRRGQGRGQGQGQGHPSTHNAPTEPNAGASSPRRQHQPVQSPETARSILADELDRVDARYAVDIVSRFGDETVRHRMTSDDVLDTFNSLVFWYARNVARDTRTDRAASLLFAKSDFDAPLSEPQLRAALREHDLDESSSIGELLEALE
- the flaJ gene encoding archaellar assembly protein FlaJ produces the protein MSVVGNTESAADAGRSIIRAYDEMEVPTRLYVLGILFPSFLFFVGTIVAAVVLDVFFLVRVLIPVFGVLILASAIGYPRLAVDRRRVEMENRFHLFVTHMTILSTTNIDRMEVLRQLAREEEYGELANEVQRVVDLVDVWHMSLDDACRRRAESVPSESVADLFERMAYTLGAGQDLDEFLVQEHDVLVDEYATVYKQSLTNLDVLKDLYLSLIISMTFGLVFAIVLPLLTGNDPTLTVSLVIVLFICVQMGFLFVIRAIVPDDPIWFLEEGYRTTTKKLLLGSTVVGLGLSLLFIVVMTLIFFKLVPGARQVPIRSIPLLLYMPIATTPLLIPGFVFWHQERQVFDRDRQFPNFIRALGTSESAKQSTTSEVLATLRDKNFGALTENVDDLYRRLNMRVSTEKSWRYFTGDAGSFLIQKFSEMYLIGREMGGGPKKLGELISQNMNEMINLREERKQQTTTLIGVVYGITAASAFAFFIGLELAVLLSSFDIDMGGEIAGGSLIYTDQYDVLMLRYLLILVLIFNAFISSMVIRVSDGGHFGNSYIHFTALLWLGAVTGAVTNRLVDMLISVDL
- a CDS encoding FlaD/FlaE family flagellar protein is translated as MTLLIQLFGELGGDGDEDTDGDADAADDLMGGAEDSLMNDDSLFDDGDDGDDDEQELSYRLDEVEKEVDGLESKVETVRGENEKISDSIETVEQNVDKLVDMYEIVTQGINPFVGDQEIGSAFESATGQSGMLGSDPEGEIDDDLMQAEADEFLDDDLEDEDEDEFDDGFDDELGGVDGADELDDGVDDDFDDGMDGFEDDFDDGEDELEADDDFADPLEEDGFDDGDELETGTDSVEPEPEDETEAEAEPEPGPETDRGEAETAENVDALPQNGDLDEPPYLARHPSRTDAELVTLEWLQFLVEEAGAHGAAGTIAYYESIGWISEPVETYLQSMLRGFTDEPTVDPDEEPEPRSVLGTEDHKRSLQYIAWIATPERAPQPLGDEFGGPATDEPESEPESDSEPDSDSETEPETDLPPPGQ